The Tessaracoccus timonensis sequence GGTGATCTCCTCGGTGATCTGAGGGTCGCCAGGCTTGGAGTTGACGATCTCGCGCGTGATCGTCACCGTCTTCTCACCAGGAACACCCTCGGTCACAACCTCAGACTTACCGGCAGGCATGTTCGGATCGAATTCGATCTTCACACCGAACGGAACCTCAGACTTCACGGTCTCGGTGTTCTCACCAGTGGTCTTGGTGCCGACGCGGATGATCTGCTCGGTTGGTTCCTTCGTGCGCTCAGTCGTCACGGTCGGATCACCAGAAGGCTTACCGTCCACGATCTTTTGAGTCGAAGTCACAACCTCAGTACCAAGTACACCTTGCTGATCAATCTTCTGCTCACCCGCGGCCAAGGTGTCGTCGAATACAACCTTGGTCTCGAATGGAACAGGCTTCTCCGTCTTGGTGACCAGCTCGCTCGGGGCCGAGCGCGGACCGTACTCGATGATGCGAGGCTTCGGTTCCTTGGTGGTTTCTTCCTCAGCTACCTGAGCCTCGGAGCCCTTGGCGGTGAACTTTGCGGTGTAGGTCTTCTCGCCGTTCTCACCTTCCTGAACAACCCTGGTCTCACCAGGCTTCAGCTCCGGGTTCTCGCGAACCTCGGTCGGGTACGGAATCGGAACCTTCCAGGTCACGTCCTTCGCGCTCTCGGCAGGCTTGGTGCCGATAACGACGACCTCACTCTGAGGCTCTTCGGAGCGCTCCCAGGTGCCGTCCTTCTTCATCTTCTCCTTGCCAGGCTTGCCCTTGGTCTCAACCTTGTACTCGCCGGCAGGGATAGAATCGTCGTATTTGTACTCGACCTGGAACGGAACCTCGCGCTCAGGGACTCCGAGGACGTTGACCACAGCGTAAGTGGTATCCGTAGAGCCGTCCTCGTAGGTCACAGTCACCGGAATCTTGACCTGGTCACCTGGCTTCGCATCCGCAGGTGCGGTCGCGGTGACCTGGCCGTTGTCGTCAATGCTGACATTCCAGCCGGCAGGAACATCACCCAGCTTGTAGGGGTTTTCCTTCGCGACATTCACGGTGTCCGGCTTGTCCAGTGCAATTGGCAGCGTTGCGGTTTCGCCCGGGTACACGGTCTGCGCCGGATAGGACGGCTCAGCTTCCCAGTTGTTGCTCAGCTTCACCACGGTGGTGACTGGCACGAGCGGGGTCGAACCGTCCGGAGTGGTCACAGTGACGTTGATGGTCTTCTTGTCGCCCGGCTTGGCATTCGCCGGGGGTGTGGAGGACACGACACCGGTGTTCGGGTCGATGGTGTACTTCCAGCCGTCAACTTCCTGCTCAAGGATCGGCTGATCATTCTCGTCCTTGCCGAAGGAGAACTTGGAGCCCTTAGGTGCGTCCTGTACCTGGTGGTTCACGGCCTGGTTCGGACCAGCCGACTCCACGGAGTAGGTAGGGGCGTGATCGCTCTTGAGAACGACGACGGTGCCCTTAACTTCCTGAGGCTTGTCAGCGTTGTTGTAGTACGCAAGAACCGGAACGTTCAGGATGTAGCCCTCGGGCGCAGTCCGCGGAATGGTGGTGGTGATTTCACCAGTGTTCTCGTCAATCTTGACGGTCCACGTACCGCTGTCATCGGTGACCGTCATCTCAGTCTTACCGTCTGGGAAGGTGTAGCGCTTCGGAGCCTCGTCGGTCGTGTTACCGCTCAGGCCACGTTCCGGGAGCCTCGGCTTGAGCGAGACCTTCGCAGTCGGCTTATTGGTGACCGTGTCGTAGGTCGGGATCTTGATGTCCACGATCGCCTGGAACTGGGTCTCGATCTCGTCCGTGGTCTGGTCCGGGTAGGTTGCCTTGATCTTCGGGGTGATGATCGTGCCCGGCGCGACGGTGTCGTCCGCCTTCGCGGTGACCTTGCCGGTGTCATCGACCGTGACGGTCCAGCCCGCTGGAACAGTGGAGTCGTCGATCTCGAACTTGGCCGGGTGAACCGGCTTGTAGCCCTTCATGATGGACTTGGTTCCCACCTGGGCGGTGAGGTCGTCACCGATGTGGCCCTTGGTCAGGCTTGGGCGCACGAGGTCGGTGACCTGGGTGTTGTTCGGGTCAACAACTACGAGGAGTTCAAGCTTGTCAGTGGAACCGTTGGAGTACTCCACCGTGATCACAGGGCGCGCGAAGGTGCCTGGACGCGGGTTCTCTGGAGCGGTGACGGTGACGTTGTAGTTCTCGTCCATCTCGACGGTCCAGCCCTCGTAGACGTACTTCTCGTCCAGGGTGACCTTGGCTTCGTAACCGCCGTCTGCCTTCTTCTTCGCCAGCTCCTTGATCAGGTCAGGGACCTGGGTGAAGGTGACCTTCTGCGGCTCGGTAGCAATCGGACCGGTAGCACTATCGACGCCGGAGATGATCGTGGCGTCCGTCTTGTCGTACTTCGGGGAGTGATACTCGGTGTCGTCCAGGGAGAACGCTTTCGAGTCGATGACGTTCGCCTTGTTGTAGCGGGTCAGCGAGTTGGAGCTGTCGAAGGCTCCATCATGCTCGATAAATTCATTGTTGCTCTTAGCTGCAGCCTTGAGCTCGTCTACGCTACGCGGCTTCGCCAGAACGGAGAAGTTCACGTTCTTATCAGTTGCCAGGTCGGTACCGCGGTACTCGGGCCACGTGAAGAAGATCTCGCCGGTCGTTTCGTCGATGCGCAGGTTCTTGGTGCCGCCAGACGCCGCTGGGTCGGTGGTGCCGATGAATGTGCCGTTGCCGTCGTAGGCCTCGACGACCATACGGGACATGGAATCGTCCGTGCCGCCGTTCGCAACAGCAGGAACATTGATCTTACCGACCTTAGTTTCTGCACCTACAACGATGACGTGCTTCTCGAAGTTCTCCCACGACACCGTGATCGGGTTACATTCGATGTTCTCGCTCGGCCACGGGTTCACGATGGCCGTAAAGGCTGAGCTGGTTCCCTGGGTGGCCCTTGGCCCTTGAGGATTATCTTGCTTATATTTGCCCTGCCACGCGTAACGTACCGGGTTAGTGGCAGTGGCCTCAGCGAACTGCTTGACTTTCGCATCAGTCAGGTCCGCGTTGAGGTTCAGGTTTCGTTGTCGCCCAGAAGCGGTAATATCGAGTTTTTCATCGGTCTTATGCGTGACTACCTTGTCAACAAGGGTCTGACCGGCATTCATAGCGGGGATTTGAGCCGGATCGAGGTACGTACTCATCTGGCCTGAATTGGTGAAACTCCAATCAGCGAACGTGCGGTCCTTCGAGTTGTCGAAGGAGACGCTCAAGCCCCAGGCTTTCTTGTCGGGGCTGTTCCCAGCCGGCTCAGAGGTATACCAGCTGAAACCAGCCTGGCTGCCCTTCTGAGAGTTGACTGCTTGAACAACACACGAGCCGGCCGGGAGGTCGGAGGCCTTCTGGGCGTCCTGCTCCACCGCGCCGGACTTGTCGCGGATGCCGCCGGTGAAGCCGCCGCCCGACGAACTTCCAGGCGCCGGGTCGCCATCCGCCGCAGGTGCGGCCAGCACACCAGCGTTGCCTATCGACCACGCGAGCACGCACGCGGCGGCCACTGTGAACGCACTACCTCGCCGCAGTCTTGCCTTGTTTTCCTCAGCGCGCATTCTTAAACCTCGTTCCCTTCAGCCACATGGCGAAATGACATAGCGCACATAACACCCGGGGCGAGCGTACCATCCATGTGCGCGATTATAGAATCAATGAAGGGGTTACAGCGAGGTTGGGCTATACTTCGCCCTCCTCATTGGCGGGAGCCTGACGCGACAACACCCGGTCTGCGGCGACGAGTGCCACGACGATGCCGACACCCACCAGGGCCAGCCCCCCAACGACCACAGCATCGTTGCCCGGCGAGAGCAAGCCACCGTCGGAACCCTGCCAGGGCCACAGCGCGCGCAGCGAACCGAGCAGCAACCCCGACATCGCCACCATCGTCACGGTGTGGTGATGCTCCAGCAGCCAATGCAGCGCGCGGATGAACAGCGCGAGGCCGGTGAGCGCCCCGAGCCCGAAGACGGCGATGTAGCCGAGGTCGCGGGTGTGGATGGCGTTCAGGGTCGGCGCGTAGAGCCCCACCACCAGCAGGAAGAACGAGCCTGAGACGCCCGGCAGCGCCAGCGCGCAGATCGCCACCGCGGCGGCGCAGAACACCATCCACAGCGGCGGCTGCTGTATCACCGCCCCCGCGCCGGAGGACGTGAGGAGGAACGCCGCGACGGCGACCACGACGAACACCAGCGCGTACACCCACAGATGCTCCCGCCGCACACTGCGGCGGTCGATCATGAGCAGGGGAACTACCACCGACGCCGCGACCATGCCCATGAATAGGCCGCGGGACAACGTCGGGGTATTAGTGACGAAGGCCGCCATCACCCCCGCGAGAGAGAGCACCATCGCCGCCATGCCGATGAGCATGGGGATGAGTAGCCACCAGTCCACGCGCTTACACTCCGCGATGAAGCCCTGGCGACGATCAGGTCCCACGACGAGCGTCTTCACCGCGCTGATGAGGTGGTTGCCGGAATCGAGCACACGTTCGTAGACGCCGGTGATAAGGGCGATCGTGCCGCCGGAGACGCCCGGGATGAGCTCGGCCAGCCCAATCAGACCGCCGCGCACGGCGTTGTAGATGATGCCACCCACCGTCGGGCGAGGGAGTTCGTCGGTGCTACTCATGGGCGCCTTTCGTCGGAGGATGATCTTCGGAGCATGATTCCGCCCCGTACCGTGCGGCACGGGGCGGACGGGAGATCTGGGGATGGGCGGGTGTTAGTTGTCGAAGCTCACGCGCGGGGCCTCGCGTACCGTCGGATCCTGAATCTCGAAGTACGTGGCCTTCTCGAACTTGCCGGCATTCGCGACGATGCTGCTGGGCACCGACTCGATGCGGGTGTTGTAGTCGCGCACGTTCGCGTTGTAGAAGCGACGGCTGTTCGCGATGCGGTCTTCGGTGTCAGCCAGCTGGCGCTGGAGCTGCATGAAGTTCTGGTTGGACTTGATCTCAGGGT is a genomic window containing:
- a CDS encoding G5 domain-containing protein, with the protein product MRAEENKARLRRGSAFTVAAACVLAWSIGNAGVLAAPAADGDPAPGSSSGGGFTGGIRDKSGAVEQDAQKASDLPAGSCVVQAVNSQKGSQAGFSWYTSEPAGNSPDKKAWGLSVSFDNSKDRTFADWSFTNSGQMSTYLDPAQIPAMNAGQTLVDKVVTHKTDEKLDITASGRQRNLNLNADLTDAKVKQFAEATATNPVRYAWQGKYKQDNPQGPRATQGTSSAFTAIVNPWPSENIECNPITVSWENFEKHVIVVGAETKVGKINVPAVANGGTDDSMSRMVVEAYDGNGTFIGTTDPAASGGTKNLRIDETTGEIFFTWPEYRGTDLATDKNVNFSVLAKPRSVDELKAAAKSNNEFIEHDGAFDSSNSLTRYNKANVIDSKAFSLDDTEYHSPKYDKTDATIISGVDSATGPIATEPQKVTFTQVPDLIKELAKKKADGGYEAKVTLDEKYVYEGWTVEMDENYNVTVTAPENPRPGTFARPVITVEYSNGSTDKLELLVVVDPNNTQVTDLVRPSLTKGHIGDDLTAQVGTKSIMKGYKPVHPAKFEIDDSTVPAGWTVTVDDTGKVTAKADDTVAPGTIITPKIKATYPDQTTDEIETQFQAIVDIKIPTYDTVTNKPTAKVSLKPRLPERGLSGNTTDEAPKRYTFPDGKTEMTVTDDSGTWTVKIDENTGEITTTIPRTAPEGYILNVPVLAYYNNADKPQEVKGTVVVLKSDHAPTYSVESAGPNQAVNHQVQDAPKGSKFSFGKDENDQPILEQEVDGWKYTIDPNTGVVSSTPPANAKPGDKKTINVTVTTPDGSTPLVPVTTVVKLSNNWEAEPSYPAQTVYPGETATLPIALDKPDTVNVAKENPYKLGDVPAGWNVSIDDNGQVTATAPADAKPGDQVKIPVTVTYEDGSTDTTYAVVNVLGVPEREVPFQVEYKYDDSIPAGEYKVETKGKPGKEKMKKDGTWERSEEPQSEVVVIGTKPAESAKDVTWKVPIPYPTEVRENPELKPGETRVVQEGENGEKTYTAKFTAKGSEAQVAEEETTKEPKPRIIEYGPRSAPSELVTKTEKPVPFETKVVFDDTLAAGEQKIDQQGVLGTEVVTSTQKIVDGKPSGDPTVTTERTKEPTEQIIRVGTKTTGENTETVKSEVPFGVKIEFDPNMPAGKSEVVTEGVPGEKTVTITREIVNSKPGDPQITEEITKQPVDQVIKVGTKPSEASSKVTWTAQVPFEVITRPNPELKPGEIKVVQKGVPGEKTYTADFTAKGDQATVTPEEKQTKAPVNEIIEYGPAAEDTSVVTKVEKPVPFDTEIIFDDTLEQGKQVVDQQGELGTEVVTSTQKIKDGKPDGEPEVTTERTKEPKNAKIRVGTKTTGETTKTVEAEVPFGVRIEFDPNMPAGTSETVTEGKPGKKTITVTQKVTNSQPDGEATVDEKVTEQPVDQVIKVGTKPSEASSTVTWTAQVPFEVEIRPNPELKPGEIKVVQKGVPGEKTYTADFTAKGSDATVTPEEKQTKAPVNEVIEYGPTVDDQTLTAKTTREINFETEIIFDNTLKAGEQKVDQQGEKGAEEITVTQEIKDGKPVGDPTITTSETKAPKKAIIRVGTKTEGEVKKVFETEVPFKVKVIYDPTIPAGETKVDTEGKPGKKEVTITQKVTNSNPDGESTVTEKVIEEPVDHVIRVGTKTAAVEKNVEWKESIPYPTTVRTNPALAPGEVKVVQEGKNGEVKYTAKFTAVNGETAIEQSQDRTEPVERIIEVGPNLPPQEWTHKTTARLPFETVVVIDNSLEAGKKVIDQKGVEGEESITITQKVVNGQPVGDADETREQTKAPVKQIIRVGGKSTCDCTPKPDPRPEPSPMPTPSPTQPPSRTPNPDGQGSPSVHPTPKPGLPGTGVAGMADTLVTTCLTAVMCLGVALAAVFRRRSRS
- a CDS encoding DUF368 domain-containing protein, encoding MSSTDELPRPTVGGIIYNAVRGGLIGLAELIPGVSGGTIALITGVYERVLDSGNHLISAVKTLVVGPDRRQGFIAECKRVDWWLLIPMLIGMAAMVLSLAGVMAAFVTNTPTLSRGLFMGMVAASVVVPLLMIDRRSVRREHLWVYALVFVVVAVAAFLLTSSGAGAVIQQPPLWMVFCAAAVAICALALPGVSGSFFLLVVGLYAPTLNAIHTRDLGYIAVFGLGALTGLALFIRALHWLLEHHHTVTMVAMSGLLLGSLRALWPWQGSDGGLLSPGNDAVVVGGLALVGVGIVVALVAADRVLSRQAPANEEGEV